A region from the Benincasa hispida cultivar B227 chromosome 10, ASM972705v1, whole genome shotgun sequence genome encodes:
- the LOC120089089 gene encoding L-type lectin-domain containing receptor kinase IX.1-like, with the protein MQLDDNRVNTRSSLTVLERYSVQLERENDGVTSQTSHYSLFFLLSHKETFLYTFSMLTHLFLLLLLFPYLPLLVNSVSFKIDQIEPNENRLLYQGDAVPTNGAVLFSDPAYSCLVGQAIYKDAIPIWDSETGKLTDFTTHFSFTIDTQNALHYGNGVAFFLAPAEFHIPPNSAGGYLGLFNKTYTESSINQIVHVEFDSYSNEWDPKFEHVGININSVSSSNFTKWNVSLHSLDTVDVFISYASTTKYLSVSWNYEKTATSLENTTLSYQIDLMKILPQWATVGFSAATGAYLERHLLFSWEFNSSLEMKQPASTEKNGKKVDVIVGVTVSIGVSILMAIVAFVVFWRLKQKKRKSEEEKAEEVNLTSINDDLERGAGPRRFSHKLLAMATNNFSNERKLGQGGFGAVYRGYIPDIDLTVAVKKISRGSRQGRKEYITEVKIISRLRHRNLVQLIGWCHDKGEFLLVYEFMPNGSLDSHLFGKRAPLPWAVRYKIALGLASALLYLHEEWEQCVVHRDIKSSNVMLDSNFNVKLGDFGLARLMDHELGAQTTGLVGTLGYLAPEYISTGRASKESDVFSFGVVALEIATGRISRTSMEIESHKGLVEWVWDLYGSGQFTDGMDEKLQSDCDKKQVECLMLVGLWSAYPDPNLRPSIKQVIQVLNFETMMPNLPNKMPVPVYPAPQTSMSSNEASITVSLDMGR; encoded by the coding sequence GGAGTTACATCCCAAACATCCCATTACTCATTATTTTTCCTCCTCAGCCACAAGGAAACTTTTCTGTATACATTTTCAATGCTAACTCACCTCTTTCTCCTCCTCCTTCTTTTTCCCTATCTTCCTCTCTTAGTCAATTCAgtttctttcaaaattgatcAAATTGAACCGAACGAAAACCGTTTACTTTACCAAGGAGATGCTGTTCCTACTAATGGAGCAGTTCTATTTAGTGATCCTGCATATTCCTGTCTTGTTGGTCAAGCTATTTACAAAGATGCCATCCCAATTTGGGACTCTGAAACCGGAAAACTCACTGATTTCACAACCCATTTCTCCTTCACCATTGATACTCAAAATGCTTTACACTATGGCAATGGGGTTGCTTTTTTCTTGGCTCCAGCTGAGTTTCATATCCCTCCAAATTCAGCTGGTGGGTATCTTGGCCTTTTCAATAAGACCTACACTGAATCATCCATAAACCAAATTGTTCATGTTGAGTTTGATTCTTACTCTAATGAATGGGATCCTAAATTTGAACATGTGGGTATCAACATTAACTCTGTTTCTTCCTCTAATTTCACAAAATGGAATGTCAGCTTACATAGTTTGGACACTGTTGATGTGTTTATTTCCTATGCTTCAACCACTAAATACTTGAGTGTTTCATGGAATTATGAAAAGACAGCAACTTCTCTTGAAAATACAACTTTGAGTTACCAGATTGATCTAATGAAGATTCTTCCTCAATGGGCAACAGTAGGATTTTCAGCTGCAACAGGGGCATATTTAGAGAGACATTTGCTATTTTCTTGGGAGTTCAACTCCAGTTTAGAAATGAAACAACCAGCTAGTACTGAAAAGAACGGGAAAAAAGTTGATGTAATTGTGGGTGTGACTGTTTCAATTGGAGTTTCAATTCTCATGGCAATTGTAGCCTTCGTAGTATTTTGGAGattgaaacaaaagaaaagaaaatcagaAGAAGAAAAGGCTGAGGAGGTAAACTTGACATCCATTAATGATGATTTGGAAAGAGGAGCTGGACCTAGAAGGTTTTCTCATAAGCTTCTTGCCATGGCTACCAACAACTTCTCCAATGAAAGGAAGCTTGGTCAAGGAGGATTTGGTGCAGTGTATAGGGGATACATACCAGACATAGATTTGACAGTAGCTGTGAAGAAAATCTCAAGGGGTTCAAGACAAGGGAGAAAAGAGTATATAACTGAAGTGAAGATCATTAGTCGGCTTCGTCATCGAAACTTGGTGCAACTCATTGGTTGGTGTCATGATAAAGGTGAGTTCTTGTTGGTTTATGAATTCATGCCTAATGGAAGTCTTGATTCTCATCTCTTTGGTAAGAGAGCCCCTCTTCCTTGGGCTGTGAGATATAAGATTGCTTTAGGTTTAGCCTCTGCTTTACTGTATCTTCATGAAGAATGGGAACAATGTGTGGTTCATAGAGATATTAAATCTAGTAATGTCATGTTAGATTCAAACTTCAATGTCAAGCTTGGAGATTTTGGGTTAGCTAGATTAATGGACCATGAGTTGGGAGCACAAACAACTGGGTTGGTAGGAACTTTGGGCTATTTAGCTCCTGAATACATAAGCACAGGCAGGGCTAGTAAAGAATCTGATGTGTTTAGTTTTGGGGTTGTTGCTTTGGAGATTGCTACTGGAAGAATATCAAGAACTTCAATGGAAATTGAATCTCATAAGGGTTTGGTGGAGTGGGTTTGGGATCTTTATGGAAGTGGACAATTCACTGATGGCATGGATGAGAAATTGCAATCTGATTGTGACAAAAAACAAGTGGAATGTTTGATGCTTGTTGGATTATGGAGTGCTTATCCAGACCCTAATCTTAGACCTTCTATAAAACAAGTAATTCAAGTTCTTAACTTTGAAACAATGATGCCAAATCTTCCAAATAAAATGCCTGTTCCTGTATATCCTGCTCCTCAAACATCGATGAGCTCAAATGAAGCTTCCATTACTGTAAGCCTTGACATGGGTCGTTGA